A window of the Butyricimonas faecalis genome harbors these coding sequences:
- a CDS encoding nitroreductase family protein, with translation MRKFNTFYLLLAVVLVIVILKTSCMGEQKQDEATLKSKAVLENIAERKSVRKYLNRSVEEDKIDAMVKAGMAAPSGMDRRPWEFVVVTDRVVLDSMAAKLPYAKMLTGAPLAIVVCGDTTRSSYWYLDCSAATQNVLLAAEALGLGAVWTAAYPYEDRIDVVRQNTGLPEHIVPLCVIPIGYPDGPQKVKDKFDPQRVHRNKY, from the coding sequence ATTTTAAAAACATCGTGTATGGGAGAGCAGAAACAAGATGAGGCAACTTTGAAATCAAAGGCTGTCTTGGAAAATATCGCCGAGCGGAAAAGTGTTCGGAAGTATTTGAACAGGAGTGTAGAGGAAGACAAGATCGATGCCATGGTGAAGGCCGGAATGGCAGCTCCTTCCGGGATGGACAGACGTCCGTGGGAGTTTGTTGTCGTGACGGATCGGGTGGTGCTTGATTCGATGGCTGCAAAATTACCTTACGCTAAAATGTTGACAGGGGCTCCGTTGGCTATTGTTGTTTGTGGTGATACGACACGTTCTTCTTACTGGTATTTGGATTGCTCTGCGGCAACACAGAATGTATTATTAGCGGCAGAGGCTCTAGGACTTGGAGCCGTGTGGACGGCGGCTTATCCTTATGAAGACCGGATTGATGTTGTACGTCAGAACACGGGCTTGCCTGAGCATATCGTACCTCTTTGTGTGATTCCAATCGGTTACCCGGATGGTCCGCAGAAAGTAAAAGATAAGTTTGACCCGCAACGGGTGCATCGGAATAAGTACTAA
- the gltX gene encoding glutamate--tRNA ligase — translation MDRKVRVRFAPSPTGALHLGGVRTALFNYLFARHHGGDFLLRIEDTDQTRYVPGAEEYIIESLKWCGLTVDEGVGVGGEYGPYRQSERKPLYKQYALQLVESGNAYYSFDSAEELSAQRAACEAKGETFMYNAISRKNMKNSLTMSAEEVKTLLDSGANYVIRFKMPENEDLYLHDIIRGEVHFNTSLLDDKVLFKADGMPTYHLANIVDDHLMKISHVIRGEEWLPSLPLHVLLYRAFGWEDTMPEFAHLPLILKPVGNGKLSKRDGNKMGFPVFPMEFTDPETGEKWHGYKEDGYLPEAFINMLALLGWNPGTEQEIFTLQELCDQFSLERVNKSGARFNPDKAKWFNHKYLVQKSDAELAIQLNEFLVKDGISYDMAKLEKICRLLKERANFVADIYNSSQYFYHAPQTYDEKGVKKSWKEETPALMEELIDVLEKVSEFTSPNTEEAVKEWVASKEVGFGKIMNPFRLAIIGSADGPHMFDIIEILGKEETLTRLHRIISTLK, via the coding sequence ATGGATAGAAAAGTACGAGTAAGATTTGCTCCCAGTCCAACAGGAGCCCTTCATTTAGGAGGTGTGAGAACAGCCCTTTTCAATTATTTATTTGCCCGTCATCACGGGGGTGATTTTTTATTACGAATTGAAGATACGGATCAAACCCGCTACGTGCCGGGCGCCGAAGAATATATTATCGAATCATTAAAATGGTGCGGCCTTACCGTCGATGAAGGTGTGGGCGTGGGAGGGGAATACGGCCCCTATCGCCAAAGTGAACGCAAACCGCTTTACAAACAATACGCCCTTCAGCTCGTGGAATCGGGAAATGCCTACTATTCTTTTGATTCCGCGGAAGAACTTAGTGCGCAACGGGCTGCCTGCGAGGCAAAAGGCGAAACATTCATGTACAACGCCATCAGCCGGAAGAACATGAAAAACTCGCTAACCATGAGTGCCGAAGAAGTTAAGACACTATTGGATAGCGGGGCAAACTACGTGATCCGTTTCAAAATGCCGGAAAACGAAGATCTTTATCTACACGATATTATCCGGGGTGAGGTACATTTTAACACCTCTCTACTTGACGATAAAGTTTTGTTCAAAGCAGACGGAATGCCTACTTATCATCTGGCAAACATCGTTGACGACCACTTGATGAAAATATCCCACGTGATCCGCGGGGAAGAATGGTTACCTTCACTTCCGCTACACGTGCTACTATACCGTGCTTTCGGCTGGGAGGATACCATGCCTGAATTCGCTCACTTGCCCTTAATACTGAAACCCGTGGGCAACGGAAAGTTAAGCAAGCGCGATGGAAATAAAATGGGATTCCCGGTATTCCCAATGGAATTCACCGATCCCGAAACCGGAGAAAAATGGCACGGGTACAAAGAAGACGGCTACCTGCCGGAAGCTTTCATCAATATGCTGGCATTGCTGGGGTGGAATCCCGGAACGGAACAAGAAATCTTCACGTTACAGGAATTGTGTGACCAATTCTCGCTGGAACGCGTGAACAAATCGGGTGCTCGTTTCAACCCCGATAAGGCCAAATGGTTCAATCACAAATACCTGGTACAAAAAAGCGATGCGGAACTAGCCATTCAGTTAAACGAATTCCTAGTAAAAGACGGGATTTCTTACGACATGGCAAAACTGGAAAAGATTTGTCGTCTTTTGAAAGAAAGAGCCAACTTCGTTGCAGATATCTACAATTCATCCCAGTATTTCTACCATGCCCCTCAAACTTATGACGAAAAAGGGGTGAAGAAAAGCTGGAAAGAGGAAACTCCGGCCCTCATGGAAGAACTCATCGACGTACTGGAAAAAGTATCCGAATTCACCTCTCCCAACACGGAGGAAGCCGTGAAAGAATGGGTTGCAAGCAAAGAAGTCGGATTCGGCAAGATCATGAACCCTTTCCGCTTGGCTATTATCGGCTCTGCTGATGGCCCGCACATGTTTGATATTATCGAAATCCTAGGAAAAGAAGAAACTTTAACACGTCTTCATCGTATTATATCAACACTGAAATAA
- a CDS encoding 1-acyl-sn-glycerol-3-phosphate acyltransferase: MTSDSQFNAIRPYIGEEIPAAVERLSQAEEFLSLFSQMTRVDKSKIQEQLKGITSREQFQAQFFGPTIQRLIAGTTKGVTVTGLEYIEKDKSYLFVSNHRDIILDSAILNVLLCERGCHYCEAAIGSNLLINKWVTDLVKLDACFIIERGLPVRDMITSANLRSHYLRDVIYENKDSVWIAQKEGRTKNGDDRTQHSLLKMFRMSGPKDFVENFKELRVVPVSISYEWEPCDDLKTDELYQKTVGEYVKTPAADMRSMQQGLSGFKGRVHFAITPPIDHELIEIDEQANNSDRIAELAAFMDARIQGNFKLWPNNYIAYDLLHSTNKFASKYNDEEKENFIRVMAEKLDKLEGNRSILNNIFLEIYANPVKNSIEHNYSSPLCE; the protein is encoded by the coding sequence ATGACTTCGGATTCCCAATTTAACGCGATCAGACCCTATATCGGAGAAGAAATTCCAGCAGCCGTAGAGCGCTTGAGTCAAGCAGAAGAATTTCTGTCTCTTTTCTCCCAAATGACAAGAGTTGATAAGAGCAAAATTCAAGAACAACTAAAAGGCATCACGAGCAGAGAGCAATTTCAAGCTCAATTTTTTGGTCCGACCATTCAACGGTTAATTGCCGGAACGACCAAAGGAGTTACTGTCACTGGCTTGGAATACATCGAAAAAGATAAAAGTTATCTTTTTGTGTCCAACCACCGGGATATCATCCTGGATTCTGCCATCCTCAACGTACTATTGTGCGAGCGAGGCTGCCATTACTGCGAGGCTGCCATCGGGAGTAATCTATTGATCAATAAATGGGTTACCGACTTGGTCAAACTGGATGCCTGTTTCATCATTGAACGCGGCCTTCCGGTAAGAGATATGATTACCAGTGCCAACCTACGTTCCCACTACTTGCGGGATGTCATTTATGAAAATAAAGATTCCGTCTGGATTGCCCAGAAAGAAGGACGTACAAAGAACGGTGACGACCGCACGCAGCATAGCCTGTTGAAAATGTTCCGCATGAGTGGTCCCAAAGATTTCGTGGAAAACTTTAAAGAACTCCGGGTTGTTCCGGTATCTATTTCCTACGAATGGGAACCTTGTGACGATCTGAAAACAGACGAATTATACCAGAAAACCGTGGGAGAATACGTGAAAACCCCGGCTGCCGATATGCGAAGCATGCAACAAGGCTTATCGGGCTTCAAGGGACGGGTTCATTTCGCGATCACCCCTCCCATCGACCATGAACTAATCGAGATCGACGAACAAGCCAACAATAGTGACCGGATCGCGGAACTTGCTGCGTTCATGGATGCCCGCATTCAAGGGAACTTCAAATTGTGGCCGAATAATTATATTGCCTATGATCTACTTCATAGCACGAACAAATTCGCATCCAAATACAATGACGAGGAAAAAGAAAACTTTATCCGCGTGATGGCTGAAAAACTGGATAAATTAGAAGGGAACCGTTCTATTCTGAACAACATCTTCCTTGAAATTTATGCCAACCCCGTTAAAAATTCCATTGAACACAATTATTCATCACCCCTATGCGAATAG
- a CDS encoding pyridoxal phosphate-dependent aminotransferase, protein MPQISEKGMAMPSSPIRKLVPFADKAKERGIKVYHLNIGQPDIPTPDVALQALKNCNEKVIAYTHSAGNISYRKKLAKYYQNIGINIDENNIMITTGGSEAITIAFMSTLNPGDEIIIPEPFYANYTAFALMCGVKVKTVTSSIENNFALPPISEIEKVITPRTKGIVIVNPNNPTGYLYSKEELEQLAVIVKKHDLYLYADEVYREFCYDGYKHFSTMQLAGIEQNVILLDSVSKRYSECGLRVGALVTRNKEVMVAALKFGMARLCAPAIGQIIAEASLDTPTEYFESVYNEYIERRDFMVEALNKMPGVVCPKPKGAFYAVVKLPVDDADTFAKWLLEEFEYNKQTVMVAPASGFYSTPGLGKNEVRIAYVLKIEELKGAMETLAKALEVYPGRV, encoded by the coding sequence ATGCCACAGATCTCAGAAAAAGGAATGGCGATGCCTTCTTCGCCCATCCGTAAACTCGTTCCGTTCGCGGACAAAGCTAAAGAAAGGGGTATCAAAGTATACCACTTGAACATCGGACAACCGGATATTCCAACTCCCGATGTTGCATTACAGGCATTAAAAAACTGTAACGAAAAAGTGATTGCATACACTCACTCTGCAGGAAATATTTCCTACAGGAAGAAATTAGCCAAATATTACCAAAACATCGGTATCAATATCGATGAAAACAACATCATGATCACGACCGGAGGCTCCGAAGCCATCACGATCGCTTTCATGTCTACATTAAACCCGGGTGACGAGATTATCATCCCCGAACCATTCTACGCAAACTACACGGCTTTCGCTTTAATGTGCGGCGTGAAGGTAAAAACAGTTACTTCTTCCATCGAGAATAACTTTGCCTTACCCCCAATCAGTGAAATCGAGAAAGTAATCACTCCTCGCACGAAAGGAATCGTGATCGTGAACCCGAATAACCCGACAGGTTACCTGTATTCTAAAGAAGAATTGGAACAACTGGCGGTTATCGTGAAAAAACATGATTTGTACTTGTATGCAGACGAGGTATATCGTGAATTCTGTTATGACGGTTACAAGCATTTCTCCACCATGCAGTTGGCAGGTATCGAACAAAACGTTATCCTCTTGGATTCCGTTTCAAAGAGATATAGCGAATGCGGATTGCGCGTGGGAGCTTTAGTAACCCGCAACAAAGAAGTAATGGTTGCAGCCTTGAAGTTTGGTATGGCTCGTTTGTGTGCCCCGGCTATCGGACAAATCATTGCCGAAGCATCGTTGGATACCCCGACCGAATATTTCGAAAGCGTATACAACGAGTATATCGAAAGACGTGATTTCATGGTGGAAGCCCTGAACAAAATGCCGGGAGTTGTTTGTCCGAAACCCAAAGGAGCTTTCTACGCCGTGGTAAAACTTCCCGTGGATGATGCTGATACATTTGCAAAATGGTTGCTGGAAGAGTTTGAGTACAACAAACAAACCGTAATGGTTGCTCCTGCCAGCGGCTTCTATTCTACCCCGGGGCTTGGAAAAAATGAAGTTCGTATCGCTTACGTACTCAAAATCGAGGAATTGAAAGGAGCCATGGAAACATTAGCCAAAGCTCTTGAAGTATATCCCGGAAGAGTATAA
- a CDS encoding nucleoside recognition domain-containing protein translates to MTANFLRRCWQAIPSGIVCLAVIFALFGYIASVMGTPNMLNTIMKTAHDLLLNTVFYLMGICVITGALGRLFVEFGVVNLLEKMLRPLMRPLFNLPGVASLGAVMTFLSDNPAIISLSQDKRFSNFFKKYQFISLTNFGTAFGMGLLVIVFMIGQGFFLEPFIGLFGAFIGCIVSTRLMQRAILKSHPQYAEENACDEEIVVEVECKEEKTLFLRILNSLLDGGRTGVDIGIAIIPGVLIISTLVMILTFGPGADGYTGAAYQGVEVLPWLANKVDFIFRWLFGFTDPHLIAFPITALGAVGAALGLVPNFLTEGWIDGNAIAVFTAIGMCWSGYLSTHTAMLDSLGYRELTSKAILSHTVGGLVAGVTAHWLYVLVSLF, encoded by the coding sequence ATGACTGCAAATTTTCTTCGCCGGTGCTGGCAAGCCATTCCTAGCGGAATCGTTTGCCTTGCCGTAATCTTTGCCCTGTTCGGGTATATTGCTTCTGTCATGGGGACGCCGAATATGTTGAATACCATCATGAAAACGGCCCATGATTTATTACTAAATACCGTGTTCTATTTGATGGGCATCTGCGTCATAACCGGTGCTCTCGGACGATTGTTTGTCGAATTTGGCGTTGTCAACTTGCTTGAAAAAATGCTACGTCCACTGATGCGCCCGTTATTCAACCTGCCGGGAGTGGCTTCTTTGGGAGCCGTGATGACATTCCTTTCAGACAACCCGGCCATCATTTCGTTGTCTCAGGACAAGCGCTTCAGCAATTTTTTCAAAAAGTATCAATTTATCTCCTTGACCAACTTTGGAACCGCCTTCGGTATGGGTCTGTTGGTCATTGTTTTCATGATAGGACAAGGTTTCTTTCTTGAACCGTTTATCGGACTATTCGGAGCATTTATAGGCTGTATCGTCTCCACCCGTCTGATGCAACGCGCCATTCTGAAATCACACCCACAATACGCGGAAGAAAATGCCTGCGATGAAGAGATTGTCGTAGAAGTGGAGTGCAAAGAAGAAAAGACGCTCTTTTTACGAATCCTCAACTCACTGCTTGATGGGGGACGAACGGGGGTTGACATCGGTATCGCCATCATTCCGGGAGTGCTGATCATTTCCACACTGGTTATGATACTGACCTTTGGCCCGGGCGCAGACGGATACACGGGTGCCGCTTACCAAGGGGTTGAAGTTCTTCCTTGGCTGGCCAATAAAGTAGATTTTATCTTCCGCTGGCTGTTCGGATTCACAGATCCGCACTTGATTGCATTCCCCATCACAGCCTTGGGTGCGGTAGGAGCAGCCCTCGGATTGGTTCCCAATTTCTTGACAGAAGGCTGGATAGACGGAAATGCCATTGCCGTATTTACTGCCATTGGAATGTGTTGGAGTGGATATCTTAGTACTCACACGGCCATGCTCGACTCGCTCGGCTACCGGGAACTGACCTCCAAAGCTATCTTGTCGCACACCGTCGGTGGTCTAGTGGCAGGCGTCACAGCACATTGGCTATATGTTTTAGTCTCTTTATTTTAA
- a CDS encoding porin codes for MKKILLTLLWGTCFFVAQAQEELLKLQAETRIDYQREYVDGTSIHSNSGFKGKYLNVIISGTIAKQFSYSYRQRLNKAHSDQSFFDATDWLYLTYRPDEQWSLSVGKQVVGIGGYEYDRAPIDLYFCSEYWNNIPCYQMGISADYSFNRGKDKVMFQLCQSPFRAYADDMYAYNLMWIGAHGWFNTIYSVNMIEYQPDKFINYIALGHRLEFGKTALELDFMNRAADHQTYFFKNCSVMGELSYRPSESFNLFGKVTYDVNRTQVGADYCVLPGTELTYVGGGVEFYPIKNNRNLRLHAFYSYAFGHNGNTEGAILPEQNMLSIGIKWKVDFLSFMNKK; via the coding sequence ATGAAGAAAATACTCCTCACTTTACTTTGGGGTACTTGTTTTTTTGTTGCACAAGCTCAAGAAGAGTTACTAAAGTTACAAGCAGAAACGCGTATAGACTATCAACGCGAGTATGTAGACGGAACATCTATCCATTCCAATTCCGGATTTAAAGGAAAATATTTAAACGTTATTATCAGCGGAACGATCGCAAAGCAGTTTTCCTATTCCTACAGGCAACGTCTTAACAAAGCCCACTCGGACCAAAGTTTTTTTGATGCCACAGATTGGCTGTATTTAACCTATCGCCCCGATGAACAGTGGAGTCTATCGGTGGGTAAGCAAGTTGTAGGCATCGGGGGCTACGAGTACGACCGCGCTCCTATAGACCTCTATTTCTGTTCGGAATATTGGAACAACATTCCTTGTTATCAAATGGGAATTAGTGCAGACTACAGTTTTAACCGCGGGAAGGACAAAGTAATGTTTCAACTCTGCCAAAGTCCTTTCCGTGCTTACGCGGACGATATGTACGCTTACAATCTTATGTGGATCGGTGCACACGGTTGGTTCAACACCATCTATTCCGTGAACATGATCGAGTATCAACCCGACAAATTTATCAACTACATCGCGTTGGGACATCGTTTAGAGTTCGGGAAAACCGCCTTGGAACTTGATTTTATGAACCGGGCTGCCGATCATCAGACATACTTTTTTAAGAATTGTTCCGTAATGGGAGAACTCTCCTATCGTCCATCGGAAAGCTTTAACTTATTCGGGAAAGTGACCTATGATGTGAACAGGACTCAGGTGGGGGCAGACTATTGCGTACTCCCCGGCACGGAACTTACTTACGTGGGCGGCGGGGTAGAATTTTACCCGATAAAAAACAATAGGAATTTACGCTTACACGCTTTCTATTCTTACGCTTTCGGTCACAACGGAAACACGGAAGGAGCCATCCTTCCCGAACAAAACATGCTAAGCATAGGAATAAAATGGAAAGTTGACTTTCTTTCATTCATGAACAAAAAATAA
- a CDS encoding Crp/Fnr family transcriptional regulator gives MKEEALLPDVSECIGKFKLTFKNVSDSEIEALFADTTIKFHKKGEYIYNEGARIKGCYFLFSGIVKIFQTGVAGKDQIIRFGKEGDIFGFRSVIRNEAACTSVETISDCTLCYIPNTSLMHIITHSPNFAYEMMQIACEELGVANHYIRDIAQKSVKARLAEILLLIASDFGQEEDGTLKLNVSREDLSNFVGTATETLIRLLSDLKNEGIVEIKGRKIKLLQQDKLQQITNG, from the coding sequence ATGAAAGAAGAGGCTTTATTACCAGACGTAAGCGAATGTATCGGCAAATTCAAGCTGACATTTAAAAACGTAAGCGACTCGGAAATCGAGGCCTTGTTCGCTGACACCACCATTAAATTCCACAAAAAAGGAGAGTATATCTATAACGAGGGAGCCCGCATCAAGGGTTGCTATTTCCTTTTTTCGGGTATCGTGAAAATCTTTCAAACCGGAGTGGCCGGAAAAGATCAAATCATCCGTTTCGGGAAAGAAGGAGATATTTTCGGGTTCCGTTCTGTCATCCGCAATGAAGCTGCCTGTACTTCAGTGGAAACCATTTCTGACTGTACCTTGTGTTATATTCCCAATACTTCTTTGATGCACATAATCACCCATAGTCCCAATTTCGCTTATGAAATGATGCAAATTGCCTGCGAGGAACTAGGAGTGGCTAATCATTACATCCGGGATATCGCCCAAAAATCCGTGAAAGCCCGGTTGGCAGAAATCTTGCTATTGATAGCCTCGGATTTCGGACAGGAAGAAGATGGCACGTTAAAACTTAACGTTTCGCGGGAAGACTTGAGCAATTTCGTGGGAACCGCCACGGAAACACTTATCCGGTTACTTTCCGACTTGAAAAACGAAGGAATTGTCGAAATAAAGGGGAGAAAAATAAAATTATTACAGCAAGATAAATTACAACAAATCACAAACGGTTGA
- the dxs gene encoding 1-deoxy-D-xylulose-5-phosphate synthase — translation MSEEKRNILNTINSPDDLKKVPEDDLIQLCKELREKIIDECSEHPGHFGAGLGVVELTVALHYVFDAPYDNIIWDVGHQAYPHKILTGRRDNFSTNRQYKGLSGFPKRSESKYDAFGTGHSSTSISAALGMAVAAKMNGEEDRQSVAIIGDGAMTGGLAFEGLNNAGINNANLLVILNDNNMAIDPNVGGINEYLLDITTSKTYNKLKDDIWHILGRINKISPGARNFIQKIDNSIKSLMLRQSNLFEALGFRYFGPVDGHDVNHLIKVLRDLKDIKGPKLLHCITVKGKGFKQAEIDQTTWHAPGKFNKETGEIIKESKPNTPPKFQDVFGHTILELAHTNPKIVGITPAMPSGCSLNIMMKEMPDRCFDVGIAEQHAVTFSAGLAAQGYVPFCNIYSSFMQRAYDQVIHDVALQKLNVVFCLDRGGLVGADGATHHGAFDLASFRCIPNMTIASPLNEEELRNMMYTAQLPDQGPFSIRYPRGCGSMIEWRTPFKELTIGKGRCLIEGDDIAIISIGAIGNEALKAIQKTTDRSVAFYDMRFLKPIDEELLHSIFRKFKKIITLEDGTIVGGLGSAVIEFMVDHGYSAKIVRLGIPDHFVEHGSQQQLYHECGYDCESIYQTICSI, via the coding sequence ATGAGTGAAGAAAAAAGAAATATACTAAATACTATAAATTCTCCCGATGATTTGAAAAAGGTGCCGGAAGATGACCTGATTCAATTGTGCAAGGAGTTACGGGAGAAAATCATTGACGAGTGTTCGGAACACCCAGGGCATTTCGGTGCCGGGCTGGGAGTTGTTGAACTGACGGTAGCATTACATTACGTGTTTGATGCCCCTTACGATAACATCATATGGGATGTCGGCCATCAGGCTTATCCTCATAAGATTTTGACCGGCAGGAGGGACAATTTCTCTACCAACCGGCAATACAAAGGCCTTAGCGGTTTTCCGAAAAGAAGTGAAAGTAAATACGACGCTTTCGGAACGGGACACTCCTCGACATCTATCTCTGCCGCTTTAGGCATGGCTGTCGCGGCCAAGATGAACGGTGAGGAAGACCGCCAGTCGGTTGCCATCATCGGCGACGGTGCCATGACCGGAGGATTGGCTTTCGAAGGTTTGAATAATGCCGGCATAAACAACGCCAACTTGTTAGTCATTCTAAATGATAACAACATGGCCATCGATCCCAACGTGGGCGGGATAAACGAGTATTTACTGGACATCACGACCTCAAAGACTTACAACAAGCTCAAGGATGACATCTGGCATATCCTCGGACGGATCAACAAAATCAGTCCGGGTGCCCGAAACTTTATCCAGAAAATAGATAATAGTATCAAATCACTCATGTTACGTCAAAGTAACTTGTTCGAGGCCCTTGGTTTCCGATACTTCGGCCCCGTGGACGGGCACGACGTGAATCACCTCATCAAAGTACTGCGGGATCTGAAGGATATAAAAGGTCCCAAACTTTTGCACTGTATCACGGTGAAGGGGAAAGGCTTCAAACAAGCAGAGATTGACCAAACGACATGGCATGCACCGGGGAAATTCAATAAAGAAACCGGGGAAATCATTAAAGAGAGTAAACCTAACACCCCGCCTAAATTTCAAGACGTGTTCGGACACACCATACTGGAACTGGCACACACGAACCCCAAGATCGTGGGGATAACACCAGCCATGCCTAGCGGATGTTCCTTGAACATCATGATGAAAGAAATGCCGGATCGGTGTTTTGACGTGGGGATTGCCGAACAACACGCCGTTACTTTTTCAGCCGGGTTAGCAGCACAAGGCTACGTCCCGTTCTGTAACATATATTCCTCTTTCATGCAACGCGCATACGATCAAGTCATTCATGACGTGGCTCTTCAAAAGCTTAACGTTGTATTCTGTCTTGATCGAGGAGGTTTGGTCGGAGCCGACGGGGCCACGCACCACGGGGCATTTGACCTGGCGAGCTTCCGGTGTATCCCCAACATGACGATTGCCTCCCCGTTGAACGAGGAAGAATTACGAAATATGATGTACACGGCTCAACTACCAGATCAGGGACCTTTTTCCATCCGTTACCCGCGAGGCTGTGGAAGCATGATAGAATGGCGTACTCCTTTTAAAGAATTAACCATCGGCAAAGGCCGTTGCCTAATCGAAGGTGACGACATTGCCATTATTTCTATTGGAGCTATCGGTAATGAAGCCCTAAAAGCGATACAAAAGACGACCGACCGATCCGTCGCTTTTTACGATATGCGGTTTCTTAAACCGATAGATGAAGAATTACTTCACAGTATCTTTCGCAAGTTCAAAAAAATCATTACCTTAGAGGACGGAACAATTGTCGGAGGATTAGGTAGTGCAGTAATCGAATTTATGGTGGACCACGGCTATTCGGCTAAAATAGTGCGGCTCGGTATCCCGGATCACTTCGTGGAACATGGAAGCCAGCAACAACTTTACCACGAATGCGGGTATGATTGCGAATCCATCTATCAGACAATCTGTTCGATATAA
- the pyrH gene encoding UMP kinase: MQYNRILLKLSGESLMGEQKYGIDTRCLESYARQIHEIAEMGIQIGIVIGGGNIFRGLSGTNKGFDRVKGDNMGMLATVINSLALSSALDNEGCKNKVLTAIRMEPIGEFYSKAKAMEYLKSGHVTIISGGTGNPYFTTDTASSLRAIEIEADAMFKGTRVDGIYTADPEKDSTATKFDKITYDEIYNRGLKVMDLTATTLCKENHLPIIVFNMDQPGNLKKVILGENIGTIVY, encoded by the coding sequence ATGCAATATAACCGAATTTTGTTAAAACTCAGTGGAGAATCTTTAATGGGCGAGCAAAAATATGGTATTGACACCCGGTGTTTGGAAAGCTATGCCCGCCAAATTCATGAAATCGCGGAAATGGGAATCCAGATCGGAATTGTCATCGGAGGAGGAAACATTTTTAGAGGGCTGAGTGGAACAAATAAAGGTTTTGACCGGGTAAAAGGGGACAATATGGGAATGTTGGCCACCGTAATTAACAGTTTGGCTTTAAGTTCCGCCTTGGATAATGAAGGTTGTAAAAACAAGGTGCTAACGGCCATACGCATGGAGCCTATCGGGGAATTCTACTCGAAAGCCAAAGCCATGGAATATTTGAAATCCGGACACGTGACAATCATCAGCGGGGGTACGGGAAATCCTTACTTCACGACCGACACGGCCAGTAGCTTAAGAGCCATCGAAATCGAGGCAGACGCCATGTTTAAAGGAACCCGCGTGGACGGAATTTACACGGCTGACCCAGAAAAGGACTCTACGGCGACGAAATTCGACAAGATCACGTATGATGAAATATACAACCGGGGACTTAAAGTCATGGATTTGACGGCAACAACGCTATGTAAAGAGAATCATTTACCAATTATCGTGTTCAACATGGATCAGCCGGGAAACTTGAAAAAGGTCATTCTGGGAGAAAATATCGGAACCATCGTGTACTAA
- a CDS encoding glycosyltransferase, with product MNKTANYQLTIIVPVYNEEGNILRLEKELGEFLKNAKVTSCVLFVNDGSKDDSERLIRDVCGRNEAFFFLNLARNGGLSAAMKAGIDNSFSRWVGYIDADLQTTPQDFNKLLEFVDQYEMVMGIRTGRKDSFVKNMSSRIANGFRRMMTHDGVEDTGCPLKVLRTDYAKRIPFFTGMHRFLPALIQLQEGQVKQVPVRHFPRIAGKSKYNLANRLVGPFKDCFAYRWMRKRYINYQVAENNLNS from the coding sequence ATGAATAAGACCGCGAACTATCAGTTAACTATCATTGTTCCAGTGTATAACGAAGAAGGGAATATCTTAAGGTTAGAAAAAGAATTGGGAGAGTTTTTAAAGAATGCGAAGGTGACTTCTTGCGTGTTATTCGTGAACGACGGTTCGAAAGATGATAGCGAACGTTTGATTCGGGACGTTTGTGGGCGTAACGAAGCATTTTTCTTTTTAAACCTGGCTCGAAACGGGGGATTAAGTGCCGCCATGAAAGCCGGTATCGACAATAGTTTCTCAAGATGGGTCGGCTACATCGATGCTGATCTCCAAACAACGCCACAAGATTTTAATAAATTGTTGGAGTTCGTGGATCAATATGAGATGGTCATGGGAATCCGTACCGGACGGAAGGATAGTTTCGTCAAGAATATGTCTTCTCGTATCGCGAATGGCTTTCGCCGAATGATGACGCACGACGGTGTCGAAGATACAGGTTGTCCGTTAAAGGTTTTGAGAACGGATTATGCCAAAAGGATTCCCTTCTTCACGGGAATGCATCGTTTCCTGCCAGCCTTGATCCAATTGCAGGAAGGACAAGTGAAACAGGTCCCGGTACGCCACTTCCCGCGTATTGCCGGAAAGTCAAAGTACAACCTGGCCAATCGTTTGGTGGGACCGTTTAAGGATTGTTTTGCTTACCGCTGGATGAGAAAAAGATATATCAACTATCAGGTAGCCGAGAATAATTTGAATTCTTGA